DNA sequence from the Malus domestica chromosome 11, GDT2T_hap1 genome:
GATTATCAAGGCATTATTACTACATGCAAGATGCACGATCGTGTGCACGATTTGGCAGAACTTGTCTCCAAATCTGAAAGCTTGATGGGAGACTTATGTGGCATAGATAATACACTTGAGATTCGACATGTTGCTCGGGTCTCTACTTCTACACTCAAAAATATTCCAGCAAGAAGTGCTGGGAAATTGAGGTCGTTGTTTTTCGTTGATGGTGAAGTTCCTACTAACATTCTTCCACGATTCAAAGTTTTATGCGTCTTGAATTTAAGTAATGCTAATATTGAAGGATTTCCAGTTTCAGTCGGTAGGCTGAAACACTTAAGGTATCTTGACATTTCCGAAACAAAATTCAAAGCACTCCCCAAATCTATAGGCAAGCTCTATAACCTTCAGACATTAAGAGCAGTGAATTGTGCCCTTGAAGAGTTTCCAAAAGAACTGCTAAACTTGATCAACCTAAGACATATTTATTTTGAGGATATCAAATTCCCAAAAGGGATAGGACGGTTGACTTGCCTTCGAACATTACCTTACTTTTCGGTGGGTAATGAGATTGGTCGTCGAATTGAAGAGTTGGCTAGCTTGAAACAATTGAAGGGTGAATTAATTGTTTGTAATTTGGAGCACATAAAGAATGGAGAAGAAGCAAAGAAAGCTAAGTTAGAGGATAAGACGAAGGTACGCCATTTGAGCTTTAATTGGACAGAAGATAGGTCAACAACTGATAACAACATGGAGGAAGATGTCCTAGAAGGCCTCCGACCACATCTTGAGTTGGAAAGCTTAAGTATTGAAAACTTCATGGGCGATAAGTTTCCAACGTGGATGATGAGTGGGTCATTAATGCCCAACCAATTGAAGAAGATTGAGTTACTTGGATGCGAAAAATGTGAAGGAGTCCCACCGCTCGGTCATCTACCCAATCTTACAGAGCTTAATATTAGCAAAATGGCTAACTTGAAATGTGTTGGAGCTGAGTTCTATGGTTATGATCTTGTCCACAATGTAGCCACGACAAGTAAGGAGATAATTACCTTATTTCCAGCGCTAAAAGTATTATATATTTCTATGTGTGGTGATCTAAATGAATGGATGCAAGCACCAACAACGTCAAGAAAAAAAGTTGTGGTTTTTCCTTGTCTCGAGATGTTGACCGTAAAAAATTGTTCCAAATTGAGAAATGCTCCGAGTCATTTTCCATTTCTCCAAAAGTTGGAGATATCTTCTTGTGATAGTAGAACGGCAATAGAAGAAATAAGTAGTGGATTAACAACTCTCACTACCCTCAAAATAAAAGGTATTAAGGAGCTTACTTGTTTGCCTCAAGGGATTTTGAAGAAGAATAATAATCTCTCATCTTTGGATATAAGTTATTGCAATGATTTGACTTGTATTACCCAAGATGTAATCGGTTCTTGCGGTTCTCTTGAAAGATTGTGTGTTTGGAGTTGCAAAAAGCTGAGGCATTTGCCAAATGGGCTAGATACGCTCCCACTCCTTGAGGAACTGGGTATTAAGAGATGTGATAGTCTAGAGTTGATTCCAATTACAAGGGGCATGGCATCTCTACGGGAATTAGAGATTGAAGATTGTGGACGATTGTCACGCCTACCGAGTGGGTTAAAGAACTGCACCTGTCTCCATAAATTGAATATATGGGGTTGCAATGGATTATCAGGCCCATTGAGTTTATGGCCCAATCTCGTGGAAGTGAGCATACAGTATTGCAATGGACTATCAGGCCCATTGAGTGTATGGGCCTCTCTCTTGGAATTGTTTATAACGGATTGCAATAATCTGACATCCATTGAAATGAAGGGCAGCGTGTCCCTCACCGCCTCTCTTCAGAAATTGAGAATCTTGGATTGCCGTGAATTATCAAGCATACCTGCTCTCCCACAACAATGTCCCTCTCTTCAGGAATTGCAGATATGGGGTTGCCCAAAGCTATCATGGTTTGGTGTCAAAAGTAGGAGAgttgaggaggaggagaaggagtgCGTTAGTCTTGGACAACTGTGGATATGGAGTTGCCCAAAGCTAGCGTCCTTTTGTGCCCAAAGTAGCAGAATTGACGAGGAGGAGTGCATTAGTGTACAATCTACTTCAGACTTGCGCACCATGACCTCCCTTCGAGATCTGAGGATTAGAAATTGTGAAAGATTAGAAAGTTGGGTGAGCAGCCTGCAATTCCCACTCTCTCTTGAGTATCTGGAAATAAGAGATATCCCTAATTTGGAGATTCTTCCAAGTTTAGACAGCCTCAATTCTCTCCGTGATTTGACAATCGGTGGGTTCTGGGAGGAGCTGGATTCCTTCCCTGATTTTGAAGTTGGATCATTAATGCATCTTACAAGCTTAAAGTTAAAGGGTTGGCCTAAGCTCAAGTCTCTGCCTCAACAAATCCAACACCTCACTTCTCTAACATCTTTGGACATAAATTCTTTTGAGGGAGTGGAGACTTTGCCAGAATGGTTGGGTAGCCTTGCATCCCTTACAGAGCTAACGATTTGGTATTTCAAGAATCTGATGAATTTGCCAAGTGTCCAAGCTATGCAACGCCTCACCAAATTACAAACTCTGAATATTTATGGATGTCATCCCCTTCTAGAGGAAAGATGCAGGAGGGACAGCGGCACAGATTGGCCTAAGATTTCTCACATTCCAGAAATCCATAGTAAGTTTTAAAATTATTGAAATCAAATTACAGAGCTAACGTTTCTTCTTTTATTCCGCGTCTCCGCTAATACTACACTCAAATTTAAACTAgtataacataattttttatcCTTCTCCCTCTTCTTTTATATCAGTTTGGGACTTCTGAGACAACATTTGGATTGAAGCTACAACAAATGTGTATTGGGAAAACCAAATTTCATGGTGTGCAAGGCCACACTTCTCCGAGATTACTCGTATTCCAGTTTTATGTACAAACGACTCCAAATGGCTCAAACTTTCGCATTGAAATGAAGTCATGTAAGATTTTCAAACCCACACCTCCTCTTCTCTTCTACTTCTAATTGATCAATACATTCTACTGTTGACTTCTGCCTTACTATATATCTTTTCGTATGCTGTGGCGTTTTTCATGATGCTCAATAGCTGTAAACTCAATCCGGCAACATCAATCATGAgagtcttcaagggcttttttCGTTCATGGAACTCACTATGCCTCAGCGGTGGCAGGGTATGCTGTTGTGTTGAGGATGTAAAATTCTACCGGATAGGAAACGAAAATGCTAGAGGAGAGGTATTCCTGCTGCCAAAATTGCAACTTATAGTGTGCAAGCTTTTCTGCTGCAGTCCTGTCAGGCTATCTGTTTTACTATACAGAATTAGGTTGAAAGTTAATACTCATAGTAATTTAAATTACATGCAGCTTCTACTTGCTGTTGGCACTAAAGTTGGATCATGTAATTTCTCAAATGTCTCATGAGGATGCTGAGAAATATACGATGCCAACGAATTCGGACTCAACTGTTCATCCTTCAGCGGATTATCCTTCGTTCCACTGGCCCAGACTTGTTTCTCCTTGTGATTTTAATTCAGCAACTCTTCTCAACTGGCATTTGCTTCGTTAGCTTCGATTGACAATCGGGAGTTACAACTTCCGACGAACCAGAGGACCTGTGGAGTTCCTCGATTAGTGGCATTGTGAATCTGAAACTGTTGaaccattttcaatttttttatttctcaccaAATTCTTTTCAATtgcattgtttcttcaatatgTGAGAAGGATTGAAATTTgttgtctatatttttcttaaGGTGTTTTGGTATTATATTTGTAAGGGGAGCATTGGGATTCCGATCAACACCCATGCATGGATTCTCCCAACGTATAATCACGATGAAAAATTTATAATCCGGATTGTTAAATTTTTGTAtcatattaaattattaatgatAAATCGTCCATTTATGTCAACTGGCATTGAAGAGTGAGAATCCGGATTGTTCAATTTTTGTATCATATTAATGATAAACCGTCCATTTATGTCAACTGACAATGGAGGGTGAGGATAGTTGCAAGATGCGAGCAGTCGATTGGTGCAATAAAGCTAACATCTTCTGTAAATTGTGAAGAATTTAACAGAGATGGAAATTATATCAACGTAACAAAATCAAAGAGAGGCAAGGATGCAATATAGATCTCTCAAGACAAATAGTTTAAAGAACAGAATTCTTGTGACATTGAATATAACCGAAAGACATTACGCAAAATATGAAATACGACTCCAATAGAAGTTTGCCCAAAATTATAACATCTTAAACGCAAAATCTAGTAAACGGAAATCATAACAAAAACGGAGTTTGGATTACACGAATACAATCCCTAGCGGAAGTTGGATTACATGGAATCAGTTCACAGCAGCATCAATGAATGCTCCACCAGGACGACGCAACGCCAAAGATCCATGGCATCCCAAAAGCTGCAAAAACAACAAATGGATCGCTAATTCGTACAAAGAAATAGGAGAAAACCAAACTCAATTCCAGCAATTAACTGTAAAACGAAACATGCTAAATCGGAAGAAATGAACAAACCTTGGCATTGACACCATCAGGTACAATTCGTCCCTCAGACTTCAACCTCACATAGTCAGCTCTGCTGAACTTGGTGAATCCCCTGACAAGTTACAAAGTTGCAACATAAGGTTCGATTCTAAACAATtcatcaacataaactacccGAAATCAATGACCGAAAGCCATTGAAGCATTCCAGTTTGAATTCATGATCACTAGTAGATATCAAACTACTCGAATTCCAAACACATTATCTACAATGCCATGAATCAAACTACACCAACTTGAAGCATAATAAGGTCAAATTCTACAGAACCCATGatacaaaacaatcaaaaacaaaatttgcgTTCTGGGTTTTGAGTTTTAGAGTTCACAATCCAAATCTAACAGATTAAAGTGATAATAATTCAACAAAAACATGATAAATGTCAATATTACAACATAATATGGTTTATCTGTAACCTACTTATGACAAGAAAAAGATTCAATTCTACACAACTCACGAGAATTTACAACATACAAATCAAAAACTAAATCTTTTAAGATTATAAGCTCAAAAAAACCCAGAAGTGATAATTCATACCATTTCCTGCTCTCAATGATCTTTTGGCGGCCGGGAAACTTGAACTTGGCACGGCGGAGGGCCTCGGCTGCGTGGCTCTTGTTGCTTTCCTTGCAACGAACAGAGAGCAGCACCTGCCCAATAGCAACCCTAGCGCAGGTCCCGAGCGGCTTCCCGAAAGCTCCGCGCATACCAGTCTGAAGCCTATCGGCTCCGGCGCACGAAAGCATCTTGTTAATTCGGAGGACATGGAAGGGGTGAACCCTAACCCTCAGGTGGAACGTGTCCTTGCCGGCGAACTTGGTCATGTACTTGTTGCAGGCGATTCGCGCCGCCTCAAGAGCCTCGCTGGAAACGTTTTCCTTCTCCCAGGACACGAGGTGAATGCAGAAGGGGAACTCGTCGACGCCCTTCTTCTTCATGCCGACATCATAGATTCGGATCTTGGGGTCGGGCACACCGCGGCAGAAGCGGGATTTCGGGTAGGGTTTGTTCTTAATCTGGCGGTAGCATCTGGCGGGTCTTCTCCCCATGACGGCAGCGGCGGATGGATTTCAAAACCCTAGATTTTCTGGGTGGGGAAGAAAGAGCGAGCTGGTAGAAGAAGAAATGAGCGTTCGATGTTTGTATATATAGTCTCTGAAACAGGAAGCCCTAAGGCGATGGTGGAGCTTGTGCGTACGGGCTTGCGTCATGGGAACCTTGGGTCGGCTGGTCGGTGGATTTAGCCCAAATCAATGTTTTGGGTTGCTTGTTGGACCCGACTCATGTTCTTCAGGTCTACAGCTCGGCTAAAGTGTGTTCTAACCACttttagggctggtttgatattgatgtgctttgaaaaaaaattgtttctgctgtgccgtgaaaataagcggctgtgaaataaagctgtagagtgtttggtaaacttttttgtaaaatgcttttgaaaaaaaaaagcagtattgtagtgtttggtaaacttttatgtaaaacagatatgaaaaaaaaccggtttttcaaagctgggttttgcagctttttgtttttggttttttttcacccaaaactgtgaaaaaaagctgaagctgaatgtttaccaaacacaaaacagctcccagcttttttcataccagctttttttttaatcacctcaatcccaaactgcACCTTGGTCGAGTGGTGCGCTCAGTACATGTCGACCTAGGAAACTATGCAAGTAGCTTTGATCGAATGTCACTTCCTCTCCAAATGTCGATTAGAAAGTAGAGAAGTAGCTTTTATGTCGTGCTTAAGTGTTAGGCCCATTAAATGATAGGACAGTGGGAGATTTAAGAGTCCTTGATTTTTGGGGCTCACTAAGACCTCTATAAAGGGGCCGAATACCCCTTATAAGCAAATCGAGTCCACAAGAAGAAAACTACATCACATTATTGTAGATATCTCTTGTAATCCACATCAAACATATATCAGACCACTACAATGGACGTAACGCATTTTTAAAAGTGAACCACTTAAATCCTTTGTTCATAGTTTAGCTCTATATCCCAAGCCCACCAAGGATCATATTGTCTTTGTTGACCTCCAAATTTTGAACGTTAACATAATTCTCTTCCTAATGTTGAAAGATATCTCAAATTCTAATAGTTTTCCAcgtttaattaaaacaaataaacatgtcaattgaaaattttgtaaTATGATAATTAACTTTTCAGCTCATTAATGATTTAATTAGTACTCGTACAGTCGACTTTGAATGAACaagaaaatcaacaaaaatcTTCAAAACAGGCATCTGATCAACAAAAACACTATTTTACGGCCACGatcctacaaaaaaaaatttcctccAAGTAAAACATGATCTTTAGGGGGGGCAAATCCTCTGCTAACGGAAGCAACTTGTCCCGGACACCGTGAGCATTTTTGTTAGGAGGCACATATTTGCATGTCCAGACGTAGGACGTTTATGATCACTAGAATTTCCCACACGACGAGCCCTGATATGATTCAATTAgcaaaactaacgaaaagttcaaaaaaaatttagttttaataaaaaataacaaataaatgtgtagtgaatagcaccaaaaaaaggtaaaatgtagtttttcgttaaaagtgaacagtaccaggaatgtttcgttaaaactcccttcaaTTTTTGGTTGCTAGAGAGGCCGTTCGCTTGGCTACCGACATTGGAAATTAGTTAAGATCGTTCGGTGCTTTGCGTGCTTGTCAAGTCCGGCGAATTTCCGATACAGTGACACATAGATTGACCAGGTTAGCCTTGTATTCTTATACCGACTTTTTTGTAGATTGAAATCTCTCTTAGTTCTCTTAATAAAATCGGTATCATTTCCCCTAAAAAAAATCTTCTTATAACTTTTCGTTGTAACTGGGCGCCAACCACCGCCTCCTCACCGGCTGCCTCCCCTAGCGCCGCCGTTCCCTCTCTGTTTCTCCTCTTCCCTCGTTCCCTTGCAAACTCAACGACAATCATATCCGCATTTTGCATGCTCAACTTCAACAACTGTTTTGACTGCTAAAGTATACTAGTTTTAAAACAAAAGGATCAAAATATGTACTCATATGTACTCCTCTACCTCTCAACCCTTACAAAACCAACTGCAATAAGAAAGGATGCGGCTATAGTTCTCTCTACGGTTGCTATCTTGGCGTAATTGTAGGTACGACTCCGCTGACAAGGTCGCTGCCGGAGACGTCTGAAGAGACGTAAGGATGCCTCACTGCattggatgaggatggtggaGTCTCTACCTTTCCACCACTACCACCGGTCACTGATTCCGTTGTTTTGCTGTCAGACTCCGGCATCATAAACCATATGTTTTCGAGTTCCCGAACAACCTCTGCCATTGAGGGTCTCGCGTCTGTATCATCTTCGCAACACTTGAGAGCCAAACTCAAGAACTTTTCCACACACTCGGAAGGATAAGACCCCATTCTTCCATCAATTACTGAGAAGATCATACCGGATTGGAATGCAATGTTTACCTGAAGCGCAAGAAAACTTGTAAATAACACTAAAACCGGTGCAGCTAGTCGGTCACAGGGATTAAACAGCGTTAACAATACGCGATCTTAACTTGACAAAGAAGTTATATTCTTACATGCAAAGCATAGAAGATggtttatatatatagttatCCAAAACAGTCTGTAATTAGGTTCGAGTAGTTACCTCTCGAACAATGTTTTTGCCATGTGAGATTGGCTGCATCCCTGTCAAGAGCTCCAAAAACACAACACCGAGGCTATAAACATCGCTCTTATCCGTCAGCTTATGAGTTAAGAAGTACTCTGGATCAAGGTAACcctgaaaataaattcaaataataaGAGAGTTTTTAATTTGTATTGCTGTTAATTAATAATTTGGTAAGAACAATGCTTATGAGTCTTACCGGTGTCCCCTTCACTACTGTGGATACATGAGCAGGCACAGTCCCTTCGAAATCTGGAACTGGGGCAAGTCGGGAAAGTCCAAAATCAGCAACCTTTGCAATAAACTTAGAGTCCAATAATATATTGCTGGCCTTGATATCTCGATGAAATATCGGAGGGTTGGCTTCTGTATGGAGGTATAGGATGCCCTTGGCTGATCCCAGGGCAATTCTTAATCTCATCTCAAAACCAAGCGGTTCTTTAGACCTAGCTGCTGAGACACGTAACAGTTATATGTTAAAGCTTGTCGAATGGCATGTTAATCGAAGTCCCTATTGTAAATTCCTAGTCAAACATTTACGAGCAGTAAATTACTCCGCCAAAATCCAGAGAGAAATGAAGTAAGAACCAAAGACAGTAAAGACTAGAATGTTAGGTTTACCAGAAAGGTGATCCCTTAGAGTTCCGTTGGACATGAACTCATAAACCAACATCTGCACGCACAAAAATAACGCACGTCAAGCTTGTTCCAAATAAATTTGTTGGTTCCAACGTAACAAAAGAGAGCAAGAAGAGGAGATAAAGTGGCAATCGATCTCACGCGAAATTATGTAAGAAAACAGAAACGAAAATTGGAATACAAAGATGCATTTTAAagtttttggtgcattttgaaGTAGAGCCTTAACTTGAGCAGTTAACTTATTAAGTGTCTGCGCCTCGTACGTTCTGCGTTTGATTTCTTTCATTCGTTTTCCATTAGTAAATGATATAATAATTTGATTTCATGGATTTCGTTTCCCTAGCTCTTCTGTAGTTGGCATTCATTTCCAATTTGTATGTAGATGAAAAGTATTTCCTGATGCAGTTTATTATCGACCACATTACAGACGGAATTTGATAGACAAACATGGAGATGACTACACCTTTTTCGTTTGGGATGAATAAATCTTCTGAAGAAAATGTAGCAGAAATACATTCAGAAAggataagcaaaagtacctgTTCCCCTTCTTCATCACAATACCCGACTAAGGACACGAGATTCCTATGATGTAAGGGTGACAATAATTCTATTTCTGTTAGAAACTCCTTCTCGCCCTGTAATGATCCCTCTTGTGCACGTTTTATGGCCACAACTGTTCCATCAGCAAGGGTGCCTTTATAAACCCTTCCATAACCTCCTTGTCCAATTTGAGCAGAGctgttaaacttgtttgtagcAGTGGACATTTCTCCATAAGTAAAAGCCTTGACACCTTCAATTTTTATGGAGCTCTTGGATGCTGCGTATGAACAGAGGCACAATGTTAAAAACGAAATTGTTTAGTCCAAGACGTGATGCGCCTGCCCAATCTTACTAGATTCAATTGAGTGTGGGGCTTCTCAGGATTCATAAGCCCTATGGAATTTATCATTTATGCAAATAACCTTTCGCCTTAGGATGGTAAGATACTCACTGTGACGTCTTCTTGAAATTGCATGGCGGTCCTTCAAATGTTTTCTGAATATAAGAAGAGAAACAATTGCAGATAATGCGACGGCACCAGCAATAGTCCCTAATATTATGCCAGCCAGAGCGCCCTTGCTTAGACCGGAATTTGAAGAGAGGGCAACCACTGTGACACCAACAAGAGCCATGAGATCAACAAATTGAAATCAGCAAACAGTTTCACATCATAGATACATGAATGAACAGATGAATGTATTAACTAATGCATATTTGATAAATGAACCCGTTCACTACAGAATGTATTCAATTCTATTATCCTATCATTTTAAAATGCACAGCATCGGAATTAATGTAATTTCAACAGGAAGGCAACAAAAGAGAAAGTAGTTAGGTCTGATTAAATCGGACACCCTCCACAAGCTACTGAACTGTGATAAGAGTAGTCAAGCTAAGCAAACATAAACCCCCCACTATTCCGAATTATCCCACTTCTCCGACAAATTCATGTAGAAAAtgaaacatataaaaaaaaaaggtttttgaGACAAACCATCCTTGTAAGGCTCCAGTAGAATGAAGCCGAGAAGTTCATAGGGTCCAAATACATCACTGTCAGGAATTTTCCATGATGTGAACTTGGTCATGACTCTTTTAACTTCGCTTGTATTGAAAATATGGGAATTATTGGCCTTATCAACATATACAGGAAAAAGCTTCAGAGAAATTCTCAGTCGAGGTCCCTTTTCCCATACAAATGAAGTAATGTCCAGCTGATCAAGATCTAAATCGAGACCAGAAGTAAGATACCCCTCAAATGTACTTTTGTATGGGCGAAAATCTGTGAATCCGGGACTTTTCAACCGATACTCAACAAGCAGAGGAGCACCACAAAAACAAGCTTCAGGAATATATTCGAAAGGGGGTGGGCATGCTTGACTCGGACAGTTGGCAGTGGAGTTAATCGAAATCTGACTGTCATTTTTGTCACCACTTTCGGTCCCACAGAAGTTATCAAGACTGGAATTTGAGCAAAGCGGATTTCCCCGAAGCCTGAACAAAAATAATCAGAAGAGAAAGATTAATGAAGTATTTCATTACAGTgctaaatatttgtataagaACAATATAACTTGCACTTCGAGATATATTAACATAGAACAAAGTCCAGAAGCACACCCGACAGTGACATTTTGCGGAACTGCGGTACTGCCGTTTACACTTGTAAGGTCATTGTTCTGCAACTCCCTGCAACATCAGAAGCCACATTCCACTTGTTAACCAATTTTATAAACAGCGGCATCCTAACACTAGAAAGTGtaaattcacacacacacacacacacaaccacTGGGCCACTCCCTCTTCACCAACAGAAGTAACCATTTTCTAACTCCAGTTCTTACACGATTAGTTTTTCTGTCGCGTTGAGTTTCCTGTTTTGCCAAAGTGCTGCTGGAATGGAGCCACTCAATGAATTGTTTGCTATAGACCTGCCATGCGAAATAAATTTTCTCAGTTTACTTCATAACATAGTTTTTATTATTGGCACTGCTAAAACATTTGATAACATCTTAAAGAAAATAACTTCAAACTCTTCCTGTTCACAAAGTAAGATAGACGGAAGCTCAAATTTGAGCTAAACAAAGATTGATCAACAATATTACTTAATAATCCAAAATAACAAAAGAACAGTTTGAAGTGGCTCACAATCTCTGAAGATTAGGAAGTTCCGAAAAGTTGCCAGGAATTCTTCCGGTCAGAGTGTTGTTAGATAAATTGCTGCACACAAAGTTCATACTTTGAATATTAAAAATCCATGTAATCCTTTTAGAATTAATTATATGATCTCTAAAGCTTAACACTGCTTTTTAGAGAACATTTAACAAGAAAATCCTA
Encoded proteins:
- the LOC103429862 gene encoding large ribosomal subunit protein uL16, with amino-acid sequence MGRRPARCYRQIKNKPYPKSRFCRGVPDPKIRIYDVGMKKKGVDEFPFCIHLVSWEKENVSSEALEAARIACNKYMTKFAGKDTFHLRVRVHPFHVLRINKMLSCAGADRLQTGMRGAFGKPLGTCARVAIGQVLLSVRCKESNKSHAAEALRRAKFKFPGRQKIIESRKWGFTKFSRADYVRLKSEGRIVPDGVNAKLLGCHGSLALRRPGGAFIDAAVN
- the LOC103429861 gene encoding probable LRR receptor-like serine/threonine-protein kinase At1g06840 isoform X2 — its product is MYPSTVWTYAWVFGMFLCWSSLRAGAQDLGITHPAEVTALRAIKRSLVDPNKNLSNWNRGDPCTANWTGVLCYNKTLDDGYHHVQELQLLTMNLLGSLSPELGRLSKMKILDFMWNNISGSIPKEIGNITTLELLLLNGNQLSGSLPEELGYLPNLDRIQIDQNQISGPLPKSFANLNKTKHFHMNNNSISGQIPPELSRLPSLVHFLLDNNNLSGYLPPEFSKLPNLLILQVDNNNFDGTTIPDSYSNMSKLLKLSLRNCNLQGPIPDLSRIPNLGYVDLSSNQLNGSLPLGKLSDQITTINLSNNTLTGRIPGNFSELPNLQRLSIANNSLSGSIPAALWQNRKLNATEKLIVELQNNDLTSVNGSTAVPQNVTVGLRGNPLCSNSSLDNFCGTESGDKNDSQISINSTANCPSQACPPPFEYIPEACFCGAPLLVEYRLKSPGFTDFRPYKSTFEGYLTSGLDLDLDQLDITSFVWEKGPRLRISLKLFPVYVDKANNSHIFNTSEVKRVMTKFTSWKIPDSDVFGPYELLGFILLEPYKDVVALSSNSGLSKGALAGIILGTIAGAVALSAIVSLLIFRKHLKDRHAISRRRHTSKSSIKIEGVKAFTYGEMSTATNKFNSSAQIGQGGYGRVYKGTLADGTVVAIKRAQEGSLQGEKEFLTEIELLSPLHHRNLVSLVGYCDEEGEQMLVYEFMSNGTLRDHLSARSKEPLGFEMRLRIALGSAKGILYLHTEANPPIFHRDIKASNILLDSKFIAKVADFGLSRLAPVPDFEGTVPAHVSTVVKGTPGYLDPEYFLTHKLTDKSDVYSLGVVFLELLTGMQPISHGKNIVREVNIAFQSGMIFSVIDGRMGSYPSECVEKFLSLALKCCEDDTDARPSMAEVVRELENIWFMMPESDSKTTESVTGGSGGKVETPPSSSNAVRHPYVSSDVSGSDLVSGVVPTITPR
- the LOC103429863 gene encoding putative disease resistance protein RGA3, which translates into the protein MAAEVVLTFAAEGILKNVLSLARKEFKFAWGFKAELEKLKESFTKIELLLNSVADKPQDPPIEAWVKKLKDVAHDAEDVLDELEYEGYRRKVEIQNHMKKKVLNFFSLSNPLAFRLQMAPKFQKINASLVDLKSEASLLGLVSKNKDATSQGIRWDRQTDAFFCKDEIPVGRKADVSKIVTTLTDSKYNKENLAVMAIVGMGGLGKTTLAKSVYNEDSIDKFFEKKIWICVSDTFDVNIILLQILESLNSAKAPSKDNQNAILTNLQVELKDKRYLLVLDDVWNEDKGKWEHLVDCLSKLNSSGGSKIIVTTRNGNVASIAEKLLQRHELGKLSVDECWSIMKDRAFPSSSAHIAPEFQKIGREIAENCGGVPLVAKILGGILHTKNSVEEWSLFKNSRIWNNLPKGEDGIMPVLKLSFDNLELPSLKQCFAYCSMFEKDFQIQRDNLIQLWMAQGLLHSSHSENKDMEDIGNEYFDILLQSSLFQDATMDYQGIITTCKMHDRVHDLAELVSKSESLMGDLCGIDNTLEIRHVARVSTSTLKNIPARSAGKLRSLFFVDGEVPTNILPRFKVLCVLNLSNANIEGFPVSVGRLKHLRYLDISETKFKALPKSIGKLYNLQTLRAVNCALEEFPKELLNLINLRHIYFEDIKFPKGIGRLTCLRTLPYFSVGNEIGRRIEELASLKQLKGELIVCNLEHIKNGEEAKKAKLEDKTKVRHLSFNWTEDRSTTDNNMEEDVLEGLRPHLELESLSIENFMGDKFPTWMMSGSLMPNQLKKIELLGCEKCEGVPPLGHLPNLTELNISKMANLKCVGAEFYGYDLVHNVATTSKEIITLFPALKVLYISMCGDLNEWMQAPTTSRKKVVVFPCLEMLTVKNCSKLRNAPSHFPFLQKLEISSCDSRTAIEEISSGLTTLTTLKIKGIKELTCLPQGILKKNNNLSSLDISYCNDLTCITQDVIGSCGSLERLCVWSCKKLRHLPNGLDTLPLLEELGIKRCDSLELIPITRGMASLRELEIEDCGRLSRLPSGLKNCTCLHKLNIWGCNGLSGPLSLWPNLVEVSIQYCNGLSGPLSVWASLLELFITDCNNLTSIEMKGSVSLTASLQKLRILDCRELSSIPALPQQCPSLQELQIWGCPKLSWFGVKSRRVEEEEKECVSLGQLWIWSCPKLASFCAQSSRIDEEECISVQSTSDLRTMTSLRDLRIRNCERLESWVSSLQFPLSLEYLEIRDIPNLEILPSLDSLNSLRDLTIGGFWEELDSFPDFEVGSLMHLTSLKLKGWPKLKSLPQQIQHLTSLTSLDINSFEGVETLPEWLGSLASLTELTIWYFKNLMNLPSVQAMQRLTKLQTLNIYGCHPLLEERCRRDSGTDWPKISHIPEIHIWDF
- the LOC103429861 gene encoding probable LRR receptor-like serine/threonine-protein kinase At1g06840 isoform X1, encoding MYPSTVWTYAWVFGMFLCWSSLRAGAQDLGITHPAEVTALRAIKRSLVDPNKNLSNWNRGDPCTANWTGVLCYNKTLDDGYHHVQELQLLTMNLLGSLSPELGRLSKMKILDFMWNNISGSIPKEIGNITTLELLLLNGNQLSGSLPEELGYLPNLDRIQIDQNQISGPLPKSFANLNKTKHFHMNNNSISGQIPPELSRLPSLVHFLLDNNNLSGYLPPEFSKLPNLLILQVDNNNFDGTTIPDSYSNMSKLLKLSLRNCNLQGPIPDLSRIPNLGYVDLSSNQLNGSLPLGKLSDQITTINLSNNTLTGRIPGNFSELPNLQRLSIANNSLSGSIPAALWQNRKLNATEKLIVELQNNDLTSVNGSTAVPQNVTVGLRGNPLCSNSSLDNFCGTESGDKNDSQISINSTANCPSQACPPPFEYIPEACFCGAPLLVEYRLKSPGFTDFRPYKSTFEGYLTSGLDLDLDQLDITSFVWEKGPRLRISLKLFPVYVDKANNSHIFNTSEVKRVMTKFTSWKIPDSDVFGPYELLGFILLEPYKDVVALSSNSGLSKGALAGIILGTIAGAVALSAIVSLLIFRKHLKDRHAISRRRHTSKSSIKIEGVKAFTYGEMSTATNKFNSSAQIGQGGYGRVYKGTLADGTVVAIKRAQEGSLQGEKEFLTEIELLSPLHHRNLVSLVGYCDEEGEQMLVYEFMSNGTLRDHLSAARSKEPLGFEMRLRIALGSAKGILYLHTEANPPIFHRDIKASNILLDSKFIAKVADFGLSRLAPVPDFEGTVPAHVSTVVKGTPGYLDPEYFLTHKLTDKSDVYSLGVVFLELLTGMQPISHGKNIVREVNIAFQSGMIFSVIDGRMGSYPSECVEKFLSLALKCCEDDTDARPSMAEVVRELENIWFMMPESDSKTTESVTGGSGGKVETPPSSSNAVRHPYVSSDVSGSDLVSGVVPTITPR